The sequence CTGAGAcctttctgttttgttttgcaGAAAGAGTTAATAAGGACGGTTGATCTAGGGCCATTCAAGCACGTTGTTGATGACGGGCTTGAACTGAGGAAAGCAGCTTTTGAGTGTGTATTTACTCTGCTCGATAGCTGTCTTGATCAACTGAATCCGTCTTCTTTCATTATCCCTTTCCTCAAATCCGGACTAGAAGGTGAGTGTGTCAATCTCTATCTTGCAAGTTAAATTAACATAGAGTTACGTTGTAGCGTTATAACAAAAATCTCTGTTTATGCAGATCATTATGATCTGAAGATGATTTGTCATCTTATACTCTCACTACTAGCGGATAAATGCCCCTCGGCCGTGCTAGCTGGTATGTTAAAATAGCTTTCCAAAATCATTGTTTCAAAATCGGGTAAAAAATTGCTTATCATGATGGTTTTGTTCCAGTACTGGATTCGCTTGTGGAACCACTTCAAAAAACAATAAACTTCAAGCCAAAGCAAGATGCCGTGAAGCAAGAGCATGACCGTAATGAAGACATGATCAGAAGTGCTCTTCGTGCTATCTCATCGTTGGATCGGATCAGGTTCTCTTTCCATTTCTTAAAGATTATGATTTTTTCGCTCTTTTTCGTTTAAATCCAAACTAGTctgatcttctttttttctttaattaaatgAACAGTGGAGTGGATTACAGCCACAAGTTCAAGAGCTTAATGGCTGAGATGAAGAGGTCTGAATCATTGTGGGGGAAGTATCAGACAATCCGCAATGAGTAAAAAGAGTGTATGTTCTTTTATTACATGAGGAACCATAAAAGCTATCGATGATGTTATagccttgttttttttttacaatccGCAACAagtctgttcttttttttttctgcttttgaaattttctttttgtgacAATTCGAGGGATTTTATAGCCTTGTTTTATTTGGCTTTTCAATTGTTGGTAGTGGTATTGTGCTTTCATACTTTTGATTGACTTTTAAAAATGAGTAGAAACGTTAACTTGGTGGCCTCGAGTAAAAGACTCAGAAGCTTGGACTGTATGAAATTATTGGAAACAAAGCACATGTTACATCATAGATAGGAATTATAAAGGGGTTTAGTTGCATAATAGCTATATATAGAATATAAGTTAGGTAAGTGttattgattttgacataacataacgtttttttttttgtttattggtCTGTTCCTAAAGGTTTTCTAGACCAAGGACTAGAAAacaataagtatatattatgttttggaaTTGTATCATATTGTTTTGTTATATTCTATTTGACGAATGTAGAAGAGGACGGTGTAGCTATTCTCTCTTCCTCTTATCTCCAAAAAAATCTTTCAGAGGAAGGAGATATCTTTGGTTTTGatgctttcttttctttttctttagtttctttttcAGAGAGAGTGATCTTTGTGTTAGTTCGCCGGAGTTTAGTCCGGTACAAAGTCCCGACCTTTGGGCTCTGACTCTGGGAAGCGGTTGCTCGCTATCACCGGCTTCGCCAGTTTTTGTCTCCGGGGAGTGATAGCTTCTATAGTATTTACTTCGCCGGCTCTCTTCCGGAGTCTTTTCTCCGGGTTTGTGTTTGATCGGCGTTTCATGTGTTTCTTTCGCTCATCCGACTCTTGAGCTAATCGTCCGATGTCTCTTTCTTTCCCTTCGGCTGGGTTGTTTCATCCTCAAGCTTGTTCGTATCAACAAGGATGTCTGATCGTTAATTCAGGAAAATCGATGTTGATTGGCTCGATTGAAGACGGTTGATTTCTCCTCTCTGAAACGTTTGATCCGTCAGTCTAGGCTTAGCGACTTTGATATTGGTGAGAGTTTCTCTGTTTGAGCGGCTTTTCACCGGCTTGTCTCTCCTGTTGGTGGAGCTCCGTCGTGCCTCGTTGCTGGCTCCGGAGGAAGACGGTGATTGGTTATCTTGACGCGTGGATCATGAACACGTGGTGGATGACTAATCATCTTTCCTCAACGGTTTCTACTTACTGTGCTTACGGCCGCAAGTTGTATCTAATAGTTGGGCTTTTTTGGCTCTTATGCTATTTGGGCCTTGTGTTGTGCCCTTAgctgttttgtttgtttggtttttgtTGGACATGTTTGTTgactttgtttttgttaataacatcagtgaaaaaaaaaagaagaggacAGTGTCAtaagtatatattatgttttggacGTTGTATCATTGATATATATTTACTCACTGTAAAATCGTATTTTATTCTACATTAGTCAAATAGAATATAACAAAACAGTATTACATTGCACCATTAAAATAGGTGAAGAGACTATGCATAGCAAGGTGGAGAAGAAGACGGTGTCATTATCAACTCTTTCCGATAGTGGTTGAAATAATTATTAACTCGTTACCGTTCAACGGGATCAAACCATTTTTCGAATAACCTGaccaattaaaatattaatggttagctttatttcattttaaattacaactttttacaaatttgaaacaatgataataaataagaTACAAACTACAAATATATTCTAATAAACACGGCGAAGAACATATActattctataatttttttcactGGATATAGTATAGTTGACGAGTCATCGTTTacatcttctcttcttttctgaCACGCTAACACAAACTCACCGGCTTAGTGTGGTTAGTCCTCACCACCAGAGCTGCAGAACAATATCTATCAGATTATGATTATCAATTATGTAGCATTCATAACCCGATTAGGTTCATAAATCACATTAGCATTAAACTGAAAACCACTTCCATAACACATACCATATTATTAACATAACACTTTATATACTATGCGGGCAGACATATGTACTATTTCATTTATATACAACATCACCGTCCAGCACTATAACATTTATATACTATGCAGATAAATATATGTACTACTATATTTACCAATATGTGTAGTATATTTTACTTACAAATTTATTCAAACAAAGCAATAGAAGTTCACATAGTTATCCTCATCGAGTCTATTCTATTTACATATACAGTCAACTACTGACttgcaaatataatataattaacattttcttataaaaagaaaaattcaaacttCTAATTACTTTACTTTAAAACCAGATTCCGATATGCAACGATAGATGAATGCAAATTGAGAAAATTTAAGAGTACCAAAAAACTTACGATGTGAAGTATCCCCCTCTAATATGCGTCGTCAAACTCGAATTGAAAACTGCGAGTTCAACTCGCCATCAGGAGCTGTACCCTCTTCCTCCCTGAACTCGATTCTGGAAGCCCCGAATATCATTACACTGTGTGAGTCTCGTCTGTTGCCACTTTGGTTTATTTAAAGTCCTCTCAATTTTTGGTTGGTAGTTTGATTCTTTGAAAGCTAAGTAGAAATGTCATTTACAGTTAATTTATTTGTTCTTGTCTGAAGTAGTATCTCGAGTTTCTAGTCTCAAACTTGTTACTCGTCAGTTATTTACTTGATTAagattttatttgtttctaagTAGAAACACATATCACTATGTTAAATTATTTTCCTTTCTTTAGATACTTTGAGTCTTTGTTTGACCTATATAATATTAACAATCATTATTATTACAAGTTAAATAGGTCATGCATAGATAATGTGAAACCATATAGAGGGATGATTGCCTTTTAGCTGATTATTTATCAACTTAACTTGTAGCGCTGTTGAATTTTTATGATATAGCTGGATCCGAGAACATCTTATGATAAAGTGGATCCGGAAACTGTTGGGAAAAAAGTTGAAGTTgttaaaaagaatctgaaaacatTTTATGAAGAGTATGGAGCCAAGTTTTAGAGTGCTTCTTCTACCTCTTCAGCAACATCAACTTCACATGAGTTTCTTACTAAATTGTCATAGAAGATGATCTAAATTACGTACTCCTTCCAAAAAAATGTCCAAAAAATGTCCAGTCAGTGCTTTGTATTCGAAATTGgttaaaaagtttaccaaatttaaaggtaaatttttagttttgatattgtgttttttatttcatatatgaacttttatatatctacatattatattttaggtatcattgaagaatatttttatgaaaacaaGGATACAACGACCACAACAAGTAATTCTAGAATATAAGTTTatgattttgttgttttgaaGAATTTGAATATAATTTGTCTGTAAATTGTTATCATGTGTTAAACTCATGACGATGTCAAATATGAAGAAGGTCAAGAGAGATGGAGTAAGAGTGAAAAACGATGTTCCAAATTTTAAGTTCATCATAAACAAGTCAGGCCTCAACTTTGTGAAGTCAGGCCTCAACTTTGTGGTTAGATTGATTACAAACACTCAACAAATTAAGTAGTACAATACAAATTTCTGACTGGTGGTATTTGAATCTTTATGACTTTTTATCAGACAGTTCCACTGTCTTTTTAGATTGTATATGTTGTTGTCGTTAAGGttgatgattttgatttttgaattagTTGTTGAATCATGCATAAGTTGAATTAAACATAAGTTGTATCTTCGGTTTCTATAAATTAGAGAAGACATCATGAgcatttttgaataataattaattaatggcACCACAAATTTAAAGGACCAAGcacattaaaattaaaaaaaattatgtaaaggaaacttgatttaaaattaaacattcagcaaatttataaataaatttagttaaaaaatgcatttaaaatatacaaaaaaaatctacttgTGGATTATCCTAAACTTATAgagttttgtttatattattttatttttacacgGTTTTTTCGTgtctttttatttagtttttttaacgGGTTCATCTCTATTTCGGTCAGATAAAATTATCTTACCCATCACAACATCTCTAATTatagaaaatgtttttaatattcGACTGGAAACTAAATCGGATAATTGTTAGATCACAGTTTAATATAGTTTGAatctcaaattatatatatatatatatatatatacatgtattaatttgaaaataattatagtaaatataaaacaatagaAATATTAACTAATTTCTTCCATCGGTTTCAATTTTTctgataattttaatagttttcatTTGGTTCTTTAACTTAGATCCAATATAGCCGGCTATGTGACCGTCTCGTCTAACCACCGTGTCCGTTTTAAAAACACTGATCATAGGCTAAGTCTCTAATAGCATGCAGCCCGCTATAAAACAtagtttgttcaaaaaaataaaactttaattcAAATAAACTTTTTACCAATATGACTAGTGTGCGATCAGTAGCGCATTGCGATTATCGACTAGTTCCAAGTGTCAGCGACATGGAAAGAAACATCGAGGATCACATTACTTTCAAATAAAGAGATGCAACTTTGGCATGTTATTACTAGTCTGAAAATCCTTGGACATTACTCACATttcttctaaaattttaaattttgtgacAATATGAGATTTAATAGCCTTGATTTATTTGGCTTTTCAATGGCTGCCAGAAGTATTGTGTTTTCATAGACTAAATCTCGTTTGTTACAATATGAGTGTACAACTTACTACTTAGATTCTCAGAGCTTGGACATGGTGAAAGTATTATCTATCATAGACTAAATCTCGTTTGTTAAtcacataaattttaaatactaatgaCTTGCGATGGGCAGAGTTGCAAGTAGCATGTAAATGAGCATGGCTAAATTGCCAGAACAGCAAATAGTCCAACACCAACACTAATTTTATCGTATTAACCATGGAATGGAACATCGAAGATTACATTACTTTCAAATAAAGAGACATTGTTACTAAGTAAGTACCTGAAAATCCTTGGAAAACATAAAATTCTCTCTTACTCATCAGTGCCCTCAGCATTACCAGACTTAAGATGAAGATGCTTCTCTCGCTTCTGAAAATCTGTCAAACCTTTACCACTTCCAATCACACCCACTTTCCCAAACGGATCCTCTGGGGATTTGAATATACTCTCTTTCTTCCTCCCTGTATAGAACCCTACCTTTTTAGTTTTGGCTTTAGTTGTCTGAAACTGCTGCCAAGCATTCTGTTTCTTGTTCTGTGCCACCTCTAATTGCTCCTGCCTCGCCTTTGACTTGAACGCATGTATCTTCTTCCGCTTTGCAATTTTCTGAGACACAAGTGAGCACGACCTTTAGGACTAAAACAAAagtgttaaaaaaagaaacgaaTAACCAATCATCTTTTTGACTTACCACATCCTCGGGATCATTAGGATCGATTTTAAGCTTAGCAGGTAGAGTTTTGGATTGGTAATCAGAACTCGCAGCTTGCTCAATCTTTCTTTTGAGTGCATTCTTGGTAGCTTCAGCAAGTCTTTCAGCTTCCAAGAGAGCATTGTTCTCTATTGCCCTCACATTATCTGGATCAACCTACATTGTGTATGAAAAGGGCAACCTCAACATTAGTTTATTTTTcaacacaaaagaaaagaataaaaagcATTACCTCTTCCTTGTTACCCCACTCATTGTAGGAAACATAATACCCATTTAGAGTATGCGCCTCAACGGTCGCCTCATACCTGAACATTTAACTAATCAAACAAGGGAAGAAGACGTGAAGAATACAGTACATAAAGAATGAAATTACAAGAGACCCGTGAGTTATTTTAGACATACCACTCGCCATCTTCGCTGAAGACAGCTTGAACTTTTGTTCCAATAGGGAACTTGCCCTCATGTATTGGGTCATTCCTTGATTCCTAAAGAATTAATAACGCTTGAGTTGAGTCACCAATAGTTTGAAGTGGGCTTTCAGCTAACCTGGACAGAGCAGAAAGACGTGATCTgacaaggagaagagagaaATAAAACTTACCATTTGTCTCCAAGCACCCTCTAGTAAATTGTTGGGTGAATCAGAAGTTGCTCCAGCATCCGATAGAGAAATCTCATTTTGCTTTGCGGTTGCAAGAAGTTCCTCTGTCAATGCAATCACCTAAGTTGTGGAAGAAGAAAGTGTGTCAGAGAACTATTGACGATTCCAACAATTTCAAACAGAATTTTCAAAAGTAATAACTTCAGACATGAGGAGATAGACAGACGCAGGCTTGGCCATCATGATGACCCATACTAGCACACCTGCACAATAACCAATATAGAACTGATGAATTCCTCGCTAATTCTCCTACATTCAACTGCTTTTGGCTGAACCAAACTCCACTAGTGGAGTTACATGGCACTCAAAAAATATACTCACCTTTCAGATCCAAGAACTGATGAATTCCTCGCTAGTTCTCCTACATTCAACTGCTTTTGGCTGAACCAAACTCCACTAGTGGAGTTACATGGCACTCAAAAAATATACTCACCTTTCAGATCCAAGAAACTGAAACATAACTCCACTGAATCCGCTAGCTGTTAAATGATGTTACTATTTCGAGCAACATGCTGAATCCTTCAAAGAAGGAGGGAAGGGAGACAGACATAAAGGGCATGATATACAAAACATATATGTTCACGTAACCTAATTTAGTGGAGACATAGAGATCAATGACTAAAGGGAGACAAGCAAAATGAGATGGACAACAAAAGATTTGATCAAACAGTGATTCTGAAAGTAAGGATGAATCACCTCTTTAAGCTCCTTTTCCATGTCTGCATATTCAGAGTTTCTAGGGTCTTCAGACAAAAGCTGCCTCACCTGGAAACCAAAAGACTGTAAATTCAATCCAGACGATAACCAATAGCATGATCATTCACAGTCATCATCATCCACCACACCTGTTGGAGCTGCTCTTTGTAGGTAGTGAGGTTCGAAGCCAACTCTTTGATgctcacttcttcttctccttccatcTTTTCTCTCTTCACAAGATTTTGTTAGTTCTACGCTGATCTCCCTCCTCCTCCGATCTTCTTTGTCGCGACCAAGTTAAATCCTAAAACGCCGTTTTGCACCGTCTCGATGGATCTCTATAATAATAGTACCGCAAACGCGGCAAGTTTCTTTTAATTGCAACATTAACCCTAAAGTTAACAAAGTTTAGAAAGTTATCCACATTAAATATTTCACTCAATAATACCTCCTTTCACTCTACCTTCCAAATCCAGAAAAGTCCATCTCCTAACTTCAATACTCTCACCCGCTGCCGCTGGGGTTTTTCATCTTCGATTTCTACTATGGAGGAACTCACACCAAAAAATTTCTACTATGATGGAAGCATCATTCTTATGTTTATAATGAAGCCAAAAAATGTGTTAGGACTTTATATATTGATTAAACTGTAACTTATGAACAATTGGGGATGTAGCTCAGATGGTAGAGCGCTCGCTTAGCATGCGAGAGGTACGGGGATCGATACCCCGCATCTCCATTTTTCTGTCATATTATGCTTTAATGGAAAATCCGTTACTTTGAGGGAAGAACACTTAATcatagcttctttttttttgttaaatgaaGTCAATTCAACCTATTTTCGATCCTTGTAAAATGCGAACCAGTCAGGaaaataaacaaactaaatAGCAAAATCGTCATatataatcatatgatgagaagTGCAGCGAGCCAACAACTATCACTAATATTCCACGTTCATGTTAAATAACGAGGCTGTGAATAACTTTAGCATCCGTAGATCGAATCCACTACAACTCCTGATGCAAATGGCAAAAACTCTGAAAATGTAGTGGGAGTTATGGGCATGTTTCGTTTCTGAACCACAACGACTGTCTCTCagcctatatatatacataatgcTCCGTTGCCGAATGTGCCCTAGCTATCTATATAAATTTGACTAACAGTTCTAATTGTATGCTTTAGAATTTTGTTTCTCGCGTATGTGTACATGTCATCACGAGTTAGCACCTGACTACAACTCTGACTGCATTATTCTTATAACTAGGTGTGTATCCCTAGCCTAAGCGCGGGGTCGTTGACGAAATTGTTgctttatataaataatttggaGATGTTGTGCTGTGAAGTGTTCTTTCGCATGTGaatatttgtaattttattggattTATGGTGACGTAAAACGCTGCGTCGCTGCGCTAGCATGTTTTGGAGAGAAGACGTTGTAATAGAGAGAAACAATGCAACTCCGAAGTCAATGCATCATGACAAACAATTCTATGTAGAGTGATTGATAGAGAGAATGATTCAACCGTGACGGCACATTGAGTTTAGTGGGATAATAAATATTTCGTAGGTATAGTTTAGTGGGATTCTATTGTACTCTTTGATATACATTTCTCcgcaaatatttttataatgatgAGTAATTCAGCaaaagttttgttcttttcttATTATAATGGTTCTTTATTTGTACTTTGTAGCATATATTGTCAAATGTGGGTCAAGACTTTTTTCTCTTCTGGTTGTATTGGTTTACTTTTTTTGAGCAACTGGTTGTACTGGTTTACAAAATCCTAAATTTTGATAACGTGGCCTGGCCAACAGAGGTTGTTGccttatcaaaataattaatagtaGTTCGTGGGAAAATTTGTAGTACTAGTCGATCAAATTACACCTGAGAgaatatataaatcatgtaatGTATATACATGATACACATTTGATGATTCACTCTTTAGTCTGCAACTGTGACGCAAAGCAACGGTGGAGAGATGTGATGTCGTTTTCTTACAGATGTTCTGTGTAAAGGTTTAAGTTTCGGTTTGCTTTACTTCAAATTCTTAGTTTAAACCGGTTTATATTCCAAATCATTACTTAAAATTTAAGATCGATAGAGCGGTTTCACTTCTAAGAGTTGCAAAATCACCCCAATTGTCTAGTCAAGAAGTACAATTTACATTCACTTCAATAGCTCTCATAACCATTTTACAATATACATGTATCAGCCACTAAAAATGGACGGTCCATCGTCGTCATATAACTACATTTGGGCTTACTTAGTATATATGATTAATTAGGTTGAGATGATTCTTAAGCATACAATTAAAGTTGAAGTAGATCTACTTTGCTATCTAAAGAGAAGTCGGCCAAGTTCCAAGGTAGGCCCAAATAGATTCAACAATCAAAGCCCTTCCacagaaagaagaagataagagCAAAGCGAAAAGCTTGAGAGAAAATAGTGTAGCAGCTTCCTAAAAGCAAACAATGTAGTAATGTAAGTTTTGATGGAAGACGACAAAACAGACTTGGGGAGAGTCGGTTCACTCGAAACGTACTGATGCTCGACAAATGTCACAAGATTAAGGGGTTCATCATGTTAAAGTTGCTATAAAAGAGAGAGGGACGTCGTCGTCGTTCATCCTAAAGAAAAACCCTAAAGTTTCAACCTTTGGTAGTAAAAAAACAAACCATGGATTTGTTCTCCGCACCTTACGACAGTAAGTTCTCTCACAAAGTCTTCAACTTTATAGATCTGGTTTGATTTCTATGATggtttaaaaaatacaaaacaagagacttgaaaaaataaaataaaaatgtcataTGTTACTGATAATTAAAGTATTCACGTATCGGAAGGTTTCTCCTTTCTGTCTTGAGAGTATATGTGTTTGTTGTTTCGCTGTGTCCGTACGTGTAATAACTGCATCTGTGTCTgtgggtgttttttttttttggtcagcgAATGAGACAGGAGTGTTCTGGGACTTTGACGAATGCGGTATCCCCGATGAACTCAGTGCCGCTGGGGTCTTACAGAGGATGAGACATAGTCTGTTGCATAAGGGTCACCGTGGTCCTGTCTCGATCCAGATTTATGGTGATTTGACCGGTCTTGACTTTCAATCCTCCGACATCAAGCTCAATCATTTTCACTCAGGTGAACGAACGAACATAAACTGCTTGATTAAATTAcgcttttcaaaaaaataatgttttttacaTGCGTAATTGCGTATGGTTTCAGGAGAGAAACGTGAGAAGATGACGAAAATCTTGGAAGACATAGTTTCGTGGTCAGGTGAGAATCCAGAACCATCGGTGGGTTTGCTAGCCTTGGGAGACGTGGGAGACGCTGGAGATGACATTGTGGAGGTTGTTGAACTTCTCAAGAGTCAGAAAAATTACAGGTTTATGGTTCTGACTCCTCCACCACTCCCAGTCTCCCACCTCCTCCTCCAACGGTGGTGATTATGATGGCTCCTCTTCCTCGTGGTGGACTCTAgttttttggttttatgaagcTGAAGAATAACGTTTTCATGAAAAATAACAGTTGTTTGCATTGAGTAAATGTTGGGATAATCGGAATCCTATTTTGGAAACTTTTGTCATTCTCGGAAGCAAAGAAGTAGATGAGATCTCTTCTATTTATTTTCTGCTTTTTCGTTGAATTCCATAAAGCTAGGAATCACTGATAAGTTTATTATGCATCATATAATTAGTACTAATTTTCTTTgaacaaaaaatgtttatttaacAACGAACTAGCAGGTTAAATTACACTTGAGAGAAGAATACGTACATAATCATGTAATATATATCGTCGTCATAATTATAGCAAGCCGCCAATAAGCTTAACATCGTCGTCAATCGTCATACAACTATATTTGGGCttatttagtatatattattagttaGGTTAAGTCGGACCAAAGTCGGCCCAAGAGCCCAATCTGTAACGGCTCTAATAAGGGCAAAGCCGAAAGCTTTAAGAGAGAAAATAGTCTAGCAGCTTCCAAAAAAAGCAAACTGTACGGAAAGATGTGATGGAAAACGACAAACATACTACTAGCGAGAGCTGCAGACTCGGATCACTCGAATCATACCGATGCTTGACAAATGTCACAAGATTAAGGGTCCATGCAGTTGCTAGATATAAATGAGAGACGTCGAGGGTAACCCTAAGTTTTCAACCTTTGCAATCACAAAATCTTATTATGGCTATGTTCACCGGACCTTACGACAGTAAGTTCTCTCAC comes from Brassica rapa cultivar Chiifu-401-42 chromosome A02, CAAS_Brap_v3.01, whole genome shotgun sequence and encodes:
- the LOC103853985 gene encoding survival of motor neuron-related-splicing factor 30 isoform X2, with protein sequence MEGEEEVSIKELASNLTTYKEQLQQVRQLLSEDPRNSEYADMEKELKEVIALTEELLATAKQNEISLSDAGATSDSPNNLLEGAWRQMESRNDPIHEGKFPIGTKVQAVFSEDGEWYEATVEAHTLNGYYVSYNEWGNKEEVDPDNVRAIENNALLEAERLAEATKNALKRKIEQAASSDYQSKTLPAKLKIDPNDPEDVRKKIHAFKSKARQEQLEVAQNKKQNAWQQFQTTKAKTKKVGFYTGRKKESIFKSPEDPFGKVGVIGSGKGLTDFQKREKHLHLKSGNAEGTDE
- the LOC103853985 gene encoding survival of motor neuron-related-splicing factor 30 isoform X1; translated protein: MEGEEEVSIKELASNLTTYKEQLQQVRQLLSEDPRNSEYADMEKELKEVIALTEELLATAKQNEISLSDAGATSDSPNNLLEGAWRQMESRNDPIHEGKFPIGTKVQAVFSEDGEWYEATVEAHTLNGYYVSYNEWGNKEEVDPDNVRAIENNALLEAERLAEATKNALKRKIEQAASSDYQSKTLPAKLKIDPNDPEDVKIAKRKKIHAFKSKARQEQLEVAQNKKQNAWQQFQTTKAKTKKVGFYTGRKKESIFKSPEDPFGKVGVIGSGKGLTDFQKREKHLHLKSGNAEGTDE
- the LOC103853985 gene encoding survival of motor neuron-related-splicing factor 30 isoform X5 produces the protein MGHHDGQACVCLSPHVIALTEELLATAKQNEISLSDAGATSDSPNNLLEGAWRQMESRNDPIHEGKFPIGTKVQAVFSEDGEWYEATVEAHTLNGYYVSYNEWGNKEEVDPDNVRAIENNALLEAERLAEATKNALKRKIEQAASSDYQSKTLPAKLKIDPNDPEDVKIAKRKKIHAFKSKARQEQLEVAQNKKQNAWQQFQTTKAKTKKVGFYTGRKKESIFKSPEDPFGKVGVIGSGKGLTDFQKREKHLHLKSGNAEGTDE
- the LOC103853985 gene encoding survival of motor neuron-related-splicing factor 30 isoform X6 → MMAKPASVYLLMSEVIALTEELLATAKQNEISLSDAGATSDSPNNLLEGAWRQMESRNDPIHEGKFPIGTKVQAVFSEDGEWYEATVEAHTLNGYYVSYNEWGNKEEVDPDNVRAIENNALLEAERLAEATKNALKRKIEQAASSDYQSKTLPAKLKIDPNDPEDVKIAKRKKIHAFKSKARQEQLEVAQNKKQNAWQQFQTTKAKTKKVGFYTGRKKESIFKSPEDPFGKVGVIGSGKGLTDFQKREKHLHLKSGNAEGTDE
- the LOC103853985 gene encoding survival of motor neuron-related-splicing factor 30 isoform X3; the encoded protein is MQTWKRSLKRCASMGHHDGQACVCLSPHVIALTEELLATAKQNEISLSDAGATSDSPNNLLEGAWRQMESRNDPIHEGKFPIGTKVQAVFSEDGEWYEATVEAHTLNGYYVSYNEWGNKEEVDPDNVRAIENNALLEAERLAEATKNALKRKIEQAASSDYQSKTLPAKLKIDPNDPEDVKIAKRKKIHAFKSKARQEQLEVAQNKKQNAWQQFQTTKAKTKKVGFYTGRKKESIFKSPEDPFGKVGVIGSGKGLTDFQKREKHLHLKSGNAEGTDE
- the LOC103853985 gene encoding survival of motor neuron-related-splicing factor 30 isoform X4 yields the protein MFQFLGSERCASMGHHDGQACVCLSPHVIALTEELLATAKQNEISLSDAGATSDSPNNLLEGAWRQMESRNDPIHEGKFPIGTKVQAVFSEDGEWYEATVEAHTLNGYYVSYNEWGNKEEVDPDNVRAIENNALLEAERLAEATKNALKRKIEQAASSDYQSKTLPAKLKIDPNDPEDVKIAKRKKIHAFKSKARQEQLEVAQNKKQNAWQQFQTTKAKTKKVGFYTGRKKESIFKSPEDPFGKVGVIGSGKGLTDFQKREKHLHLKSGNAEGTDE